One region of Pogona vitticeps strain Pit_001003342236 chromosome 1, PviZW2.1, whole genome shotgun sequence genomic DNA includes:
- the LRP11 gene encoding low-density lipoprotein receptor-related protein 11, whose protein sequence is MAAQVPGPPGRPRRRRFSSPLLGLLVLALVAGEGAAAAGGPPALSGVESLLEEFRRQLQQQEPPGAGHDHDQRPEAVSRCRGGGGEGPASGSFFTARPDSIIRTKDSIAAGATFLGSPGSVGGPRQCLEACCAEERCTLAVLQQQQPQPPPSAQKAGPARCYLFNCTYRGRAVCLFSPQRGYSSYSLEPTSLPPGPEIDEPPISKAGKDIILQLPVDWVILDGRESIDDHGIIQYEWALLQGAPSFDMKVPQPGTLKLSHLREGKYVLQLTVTDTAGQRSSDNVSVTVLPMVHSGLGCAGTCSRYQFLCDDGCCIDITYACDGEEHCLDGSDEAFCQKLNPGQHTITQAAISSLQQNTIEHTKDANKELTLEITQKTTVTGHTPNANKFNQSPSQGPKKQTTGYLPEQCLMPASAGPCNGHFPRWHFDAFSGTCVHFIYGGCKGSENNFLQESDCLAECVNIHDSRSSGKGTDDKNESDIVVLKGNSIDKSHPVPETGAVLPLALGLAITASLLLMVACRLRLVRQKLKKARPIMSEESDYLINGMYL, encoded by the exons ATGGCTGCCCAGGTGCCGGGCCCGCcgggccgcccccgccgccgccgcttcagCTCCCCCTTGTTGGGGCTGCTGGTGCTGGCGCTGGTGGccggggagggggcggcggcggccggggggCCGCCGGCGTTGTCGGGCGTGGAGTCGCTGCTGGAGGAGTTCCGCCGGCAGCTTCAGCAGCAGGAGCCCCCCGGCGCCGGCCACGACCACGACCAGCGGCCCGAGGCGGTGAGCCGCTGCCGGGGCGGCGGAGGTGAGGGGCCGGCGAGCGGGAGCTTCTTCACGGCCCGGCCCGACTCCATCATCCGCACCAAGGACTCCATCGCGGCCGGAGCCACCTTCCTCGGCTCGCCGGGCTCCGTGGGCGGCCCGCGGCAGTGCCTGGAGGCCTGCTGCGCCGAGGAGCGGTGCACCTTGGCcgtcctgcagcagcagcagccgcagccgCCGCCGTCGGCGCAAAAGGCCGGCCCGGCCCGCTGCTACCTCTTCAACTGCACCTACCGCGGCCGCGCCGTCTGCCTCTTCTCCCCGCAGCGCGGCTACAGCAGCTACAGCCTGGAACCCACCAGCCTCCCGCCAGGCCCCG AAATTGATGAGCCTCCCATCAGCAAGGCCGGAAAAGACATTATCCTCCAGCTGCCAGTTGACTGGGTGATTCTGGATGGCCGAGAAAGCATTGATGACCATGGAATCATACAGTATGAATGGGCGTTGCTTCAAGGTGCTCCTTCCTTTGATATGAAG GTACCACAGCCAGGAACTCTGAAGCTTTCTCATTTGCGTGAAGGAAAATATGTGTTACAGCTGACTGTGACTGATACTGCTGGCCAAAGGAGCTCAGATAATGTCTCAGTGACAGTACTTCCAATGGTTCACTCTGGATTAG GATGTGCTGGAACTTGTTCACGCTACCAGTTCCTCTGTGATGATGGCTGCTGCATTGATATCACCTATGCCTGTGATGGAGAGGAACATTGTCTTGATGGCTCTGATGAAGCTTTTTGCCAGAAAC TTAACCCAGGACAACATACAATAACGCAGGCAGCCATTAGCTCTCTCCAGCAAAATACCATTGAGCACACAAAAGATGCCAACAAAGAGCTTACGTTGGAAATCACCCAGAAAACGACTGTAACCGGCCATACACCTAATGCCAACAAGTTCAACCAATCACCCTCTCAGGGACCAAAGAAACAAACTACTGGGTATTTACCAG AGCAATGCTTGATGCCTGCATCTGCTGGTCCATGTAACGGGCACTTCCCTCGCTGGCATTTTGATGCTTTTTCTGGCACTTGTGTACATTTCATCTACGGTGGCTGCAAAGGCAGTGAAAACAACTTTCTTCAAGAATCTGACTGCCTTGCTGAATGTGTAAACATTCATG ATTCTAGGTCCTCAGGGAAAGGCACAGATGATAAGAATGAAAGTGACATTGTGGTGTTAAAGGGCAATTCCATTGATAAGAGCCATCCAGTCCCAGAAACAG GTGCTGTGCTTCCTCTGGCTCTGGGACTGGCCATCACTGCTTCGCTGCTGCTCATGGTAGCTTGCCGATTGCGGCTAGTGAGACAGAAACTTAAGAAAGCTCGGCCCATTATGTCTGAGGAATCAGATTACCTCATAAATGGGATGTATCTCTAA